CACGACCGCCGCATCGCCGCCTTCGTGAACCGCATGAAGGCCAAGCACCCGGGCATGAAGCTGGTCGGCCGCGCCGCCAGCAACCAGGACCCGAACAAGGCCTACCAGGCAGTGCTGAGCCTGGCGCAGGCCAACCCGAACCTGGGTGCGCTCTTCATGCCCGAGGCCAACTCGGCACTCGGCGCGGCGCAGGCCAAGGTCGAGACCAAGAAGAACATCAAGGTGATGTGCTGCGACGTGAACGCCAAGATCCTCGACATGATCAAGTCGGGCGACGTGTTCGGCGCCATCAACCCGAACCAGGGCATGCAGGGCTACATGGGCATGATGATGCTGTTCCTTGCGAAGAACCCGACGCTCATCGACCCGATGAACGACGCCAAGCGCAACGGCACCAACCCGATGGCCGTGCCCTTCCTGGACAACGGGCTCGCAGTGGTCAGCAAGGCCAACGCCGACGACTTCTACTGGGACAAGTACCTCGCCCGCCGCGGCACCAAGGGCATCGGCGAGTGAGTGAGCACAACGCAATGAGCGCATTGCTCGAACTGAAGGGCATCAGCAAGCGCTTCGGCGCTTCGCGCGCGCTCTCGGGCGTGGACTTCTCGCTGCACCGCGGCGAGATCCACGCCCTGTGCGGCGAGAACGGCGCGGGCAAGTCCACGCTGATGAACATCATCGATGGCATCCACCAGCCGGACGAGGGCACGATCTCGCTCGACGGCCAGCAGGTGGTCATCGACGGCCCGGCGCACGCCATGCGCCTGGGCATCGGCCTGGTGCACCAGGAGATCGCCCTGTGTGGCGACGCCACCGTGGCCGAGAACATCTTCATGCCGGAGATCAACGCCGGCAAGCACGCGTGGATGAACTACGCGAGCCTCAACGAGCGCGCCGTCAAGGTGCTGCAGCGGCTGGGGCAGGACATCGATCCTTCCGCGCTGGTGAAGGACCTGAGCATTTCAACGCAGCAGCTCATCGAGATCGCCAAGGCGCTCACACTGAACTGCAAGGTGCTGATCCTCGACGAGCCGACGGCCGCGCTCACCGACAACGAATCGGCCGCGCTCTTCAGGGTGCTGCACGACCTCAAGGCGCAGGGCATCGGCATCATCTACATCAGCCACCGCATGGCCGAGATCTTTGCGCACGGCGACCGCGTCACCGTGCTGCGCGACGGACGCGACGTGCACAGCGGCCCTCTCTCCGAACTGGACGCCGACGACCTGGTGCGCCGCATGGTCGGGCGCGACCTGGGCAACTACTACCCGCCGAAGCAGGAAGACAGCAGCTCGAACGAGCATGTGCTCGAAGTGACCGACATCGCCGACGGCGAACGCGTGCACGGCGTGTCCTTCACGCTGAAGCGCGGCGAGATCCTCGGCATCGCGGGCCTGATGGGCGCCGGCCGCAGCGAGCTCGCCGAAACCGTGTGCGGCCTGCGCCCCGCACGGCAAGGCACCGTGCGCCTGCGCGGCAAGCAGCTCACGATCCGCAAGTACAGCGACGCATTGCGCGAAGGCATCGCCTACCTCAGCGAAGACCGCAAGGCGGCCGGTGTGTACCTCGACCTGCCCATTGCGCAGAACATCGCATCGATGGCGCTGAAGCGCGTGAGCTCGCGCTTC
This is a stretch of genomic DNA from Variovorax paradoxus. It encodes these proteins:
- a CDS encoding sugar ABC transporter ATP-binding protein, translating into MSALLELKGISKRFGASRALSGVDFSLHRGEIHALCGENGAGKSTLMNIIDGIHQPDEGTISLDGQQVVIDGPAHAMRLGIGLVHQEIALCGDATVAENIFMPEINAGKHAWMNYASLNERAVKVLQRLGQDIDPSALVKDLSISTQQLIEIAKALTLNCKVLILDEPTAALTDNESAALFRVLHDLKAQGIGIIYISHRMAEIFAHGDRVTVLRDGRDVHSGPLSELDADDLVRRMVGRDLGNYYPPKQEDSSSNEHVLEVTDIADGERVHGVSFTLKRGEILGIAGLMGAGRSELAETVCGLRPARQGTVRLRGKQLTIRKYSDALREGIAYLSEDRKAAGVYLDLPIAQNIASMALKRVSSRFGLLQRSAEHRLAVELGTKLKLKSDGVDIDVASLSGGNQQKVAIAKLLATNPSVLLMDEPTRGVDVGAKSEIHHILRELANQGVGVIVISSELPEIIGLCDRALVIRDGRLAGEVRDNEMTEEALLRLASGLCEEETTA